A region from the Benincasa hispida cultivar B227 chromosome 10, ASM972705v1, whole genome shotgun sequence genome encodes:
- the LOC120088725 gene encoding serine--glyoxylate aminotransferase, with the protein MDYVYGPGRNHLFVPGPVNIPEQVLRAMNRNNEDYRSPAVPALTKTLLEDVKKIFKTTSGTPFLFPTTGTGAWESALTNTLSPGDRIVSFLIGQFSLLWIDQQQRLNFKVDVIESEWGEGAKLDVLAAKLAADTDHTIKAVCIVHNETATGVTNDLSLVRRILDEYRHPALFLVDGVSSICALDFRMDDWGVDVALTGSQKALSLPTGIGIVCASPRALEASKTAKSLRVFFDWKDYLKFYNLGTYWPYTPSIQLLYGLRAALDLIFEEGLENVIARHKRLGQATRLAVEAWGLKNCTQKEEWFSDTVTAVLVPPYIDSSEIVRRAWKRYNLSLGLGLNKVAGKVFRIGHLGNLNELQLLGCLAGVEMILKDVGYPVKLGSGVAAASSYLQNNIPLIPSRI; encoded by the exons ATGGACTATGTATATGGACCTGGAAGGAACCATCTTTTTGTGCCGGGACCGGTTAATATCCCCGAACAAGTCCTTCGAGCGATGAACAGGAACAACGAGGACTATCGTTCTCCGGCTGTTCCAGCACTGACAAAGACTCTGCTTGAAGATGTCAAAAAGATATTCAAAACCACATCAGGCACTCCATTTTTGTTCCCTACCACAG GTACTGGTGCATGGGAGAGTGCTCTCACAAACACATTGTCTCCCGGTGATCGGATCGTGTCGTTCCTCATTGGTCAATTCAGTTTGCTTTGGATTGATCAGCAGCAGCGCCTAAATTTCAAAGTCGACGTGATTGAAAGTGAATGGGGTGAAGGTGCTAAGCTTGATGTTTTAGCTGCAAAACTTGCAGCTGATACTGATCATACTATTAAGGCAGTTTGCATTGTCCATAATGAGACAGCAACCGGTGTGACTAATGATTTGTCCCTTGTAAGAAGAATACTTG ATGAATACAGGCATCCAGCTCTTTTTCTCGTAGACGGAGTGTCTTCGATATGTGCTCTTGATTTTCGTATGGATGATTGGGGAGTAGATGTGGCTTTGACTGGCTCTCAAAAAGCGCTTTCCCTTCCCACTGGGATCGGTATTGTTTGCGCCAGCCCCCGAGCACTCGAGGCATCTAAAACAGCAAAATCACTCAGAGTTTTCTTTGACTGGAAGGACTATCTCAAGTTCTATAACTTGGGAACATACTGGCCTTACACTCCTTCCATCCAACTCTTATATGGGCTTAGAGCAGCTTTGGATCTCATATTCGAGGAAGGCCTTGAAAATGTGATCGCGAGACATAAACGTTTGGGCCAAGCGACAAG GCTTGCTGTGGAGGCATGGGGTTTGAAGAACTGCACACAAAAGGAGGAATGGTTCAGTGACACTGTGACTGCTGTGCTTGTTCCCCCATACATTGACAGTTCAGAAATTGTTAGAAGGGCTTGGAAGAGATACAATTTGAGTTTAGGTCTTGGCCTCAACAAAGTTGCTGGTAAAGTTTTCAGAATTGGGCACCTTGGCAACCTAAATGAG TTGCAACTGTTAGGTTGTCTTGCTGGTGTGGAGATGATTCTGAAGGATGTTGGTTATCCAGTGAAGCTTGGAAGTGGTGTTGCAGCAGCTTCTTCATATTTGCAGAACAACATCCCTCTCATTCCATCTCGGATTTGA